One window of the Doryrhamphus excisus isolate RoL2022-K1 chromosome 10, RoL_Dexc_1.0, whole genome shotgun sequence genome contains the following:
- the LOC131137661 gene encoding hemopexin-like isoform X1: MKPLVTLCFLGLALHLTAAASVHLAAHTAGDELPKACEHHRDSVQTTSPEGYPIVGAFVPQCDANGQYTPQQCHGSSGHCWCVDNQGQERPGTRTPPGTTPTDCDKPEGPKSHCEHHRDSVQTTSPEGYPIAGAFVPQCDANGQYTPQQCHGSSGHCWCVDSQGQERPGTRTPPGTARTVCDKPEGPKSHCEHHRDSVQTTSPEGYPIVGAFVPQCDANGQYTPQQCHGSSGHCWCVDSQGQERPGSRTPPGTTPTVCDNPVPDRCDGIEFDAITPDEKGNTLFFKGGHLWEGFHGPARLSSESFKELGPHVDAALRMHDTEKPDHHDHIYFFLGDKVFRYYDRSLEDGYPKPIQDDFPGVPSHLDAAVECPKGECASDSVLFFKGQDVHVYDISTKSVKTKTWSELPACTSALRWLEHYYCFHGNNFTRFHPVTGHVNASYPKDARRYFMTCPNFGHGGDYKVPKCSQVQLDAITTDDAGKKYIFTGEMYMRLDTQRDGWHAFPISRNWKAMTGRVDAVFSYSDKIYMIKGEEVFIYKQEAHYTLIQGYPKSLREELGIQGRVDAAFLCPNEHTVHIIQGSRMLDVDLNATPRAVTRDIPLPLSEIDAARCGPDGVDVFRGHQYYRYPNAFLLAVTKIAPVPLDITPDMMGCRS; the protein is encoded by the exons ATGAAGCCGCTCGTCACGCTTTGCTTCTTGGGCCTCGCGCTCCACCTGACCGCCGCCGCGTCGGT GCACCTTGCAGCTCACACAGCAGGAG ATGAACTTCCTAAAGCATGTGAGCATCACAGGGACAGTGTCCAGACCACCAGTCCAGAAGGTTATCCTATAGTAGGAGCTTTTGTACCTCAGTGTGATGCTAATGGACAATACACACCTCAACAG TGTCATGGTTCCAGTGGACATTGTTGGTGTGTGGACAATCAAGGCCAAGAAAGACCAGGAACCAGAACTCCTCCTGGTACAACACCAACAGACTGTGATAAACCAG AAGGTCCTAAAAGCCATTGTGAGCATCACAGGGACAGTGTCCAGACCACCAGTCCAGAAGGTTATCCTATAGCAGGAGCTTTTGTACCTCAGTGTGATGCTAATGGACAATACACACCTCAACAG TGTCATGGTTCCAGTGGACATTGTTGGTGTGTGGACAGTCAAGGCCAGGAAAGACCAGGAACCAGAACTCCTCCTGGTACAGCACGAACTGTCTGTGATAAACCAG AAGGTCCTAAAAGCCACTGTGAGCATCACAGGGACAGTGTCCAGACCACCAGTCCAGAAGGTTATCCTATAGTAGGAGCTTTTGTACCTCAGTGTGATGCTAATGGACAATACACACCTCAACAG TGTCATGGTTCCAGTGGACATTGTTGGTGTGTGGACAGTCAAGGACAGGAAAGACCAGGATCCAGAACTCCTCCTGGTACAACACCAACAGTCTGTGATAACCCAG TGCCGGACCGATGTGATGGGATAGAATTTGACGCCATCACGCCAGACGAGAAAGGAAACACTCTCTTCTTCAAAG GTGGCCACTTATGGGAGGGCTTCCACGGTCCAGCCCGGCTCTCCAGTGAGTCCTTCAAGGAGCTGGGCCCTCATGTGGATGCCGCCCTCCGCATGCACGACACGGAGAAACCGGACCACCACGACCACATCTATTTCTTCCTG GGTGACAAGGTGTTCCGCTACTACGACCGCTCCCTGGAGGACGGCTACCCCAAACCCATACAGGACGACTTCCCCGGAGTCCCGTCACACCTGGACGCCGCCGTGGAGTGTCCCAAAGGAGAATGCGCCTCTGACTCTGTTCTCTTCTTCAAGG GCCAGGACGTGCACGTGTACGACATCAGCACGAAGTCAGTGAAGACAAAGACGTGGTCGGAGTTGCCGGCGTGCACGTCGGCATTGCGCTGGCTGGAGCACTACTACTGCTTCCACGGGAACAACTTCACCAGATTCCACCCGGTGACGGGACACGTCAACGCCTCCTACCCCAAGGATGCACGGCGATACTTCATGACCTGTCCCAACTTTG GCCACGGCGGTGATTATAAAGTGCCAAAGTGCAGCCAAGTTCAACTGGATGCCATCACCACCGACGACGCAGGCAAGAAATATATCTTTACAG GTGAAATGTACATGCGTCTGGACACCCAGCGGGACGGTTGGCACGCCTTCCCCATCAGCAGGAACTGGAAGGCGATGACGGGAAGGGTGGACGCCGTCTTCTCCTATTCCGACAAAATCTACATGATCAAG ggggaAGAGGTGTTCATCTACAAGCAGGAGGCGCACTACACCCTGATCCAGGGCTACCCCAAATCCCTGAGGGAAGAGCTGGGCATCCAGGGCCGAGTGGACGCCGCCTTCCTGTGTCCGAACGAGCACACGGTGCACATCATCCAAG GAAGCAGAATGCTTGACGTGGACCTGAATGCCACGCCCAGAGCCGTGACCCGAGACATCCCCCTCCCCCTGTCCGAGATCGACGCCGCCAGGTGCGGCCCCGATGGGGTGGACGTGTTCCGGGGCCACCAGTACTACCGCTACCCCAATGCCTTCCTATTGGCCGTCACCAAAATCGCCCCGGTGCCTCTGGACATCACCCCTGACATGATGGGATGTCGGTCCTAG
- the LOC131137661 gene encoding hemopexin-like isoform X2, producing MKPLVTLCFLGLALHLTAAASVHLAAHTAGDELPKACEHHRDSVQTTSPEGYPIVGAFVPQCDANGQYTPQQCHGSSGHCWCVDNQGQERPGTRTPPGTTPTDCDKPGPKSHCEHHRDSVQTTSPEGYPIAGAFVPQCDANGQYTPQQCHGSSGHCWCVDSQGQERPGTRTPPGTARTVCDKPEGPKSHCEHHRDSVQTTSPEGYPIVGAFVPQCDANGQYTPQQCHGSSGHCWCVDSQGQERPGSRTPPGTTPTVCDNPVPDRCDGIEFDAITPDEKGNTLFFKGGHLWEGFHGPARLSSESFKELGPHVDAALRMHDTEKPDHHDHIYFFLGDKVFRYYDRSLEDGYPKPIQDDFPGVPSHLDAAVECPKGECASDSVLFFKGQDVHVYDISTKSVKTKTWSELPACTSALRWLEHYYCFHGNNFTRFHPVTGHVNASYPKDARRYFMTCPNFGHGGDYKVPKCSQVQLDAITTDDAGKKYIFTGEMYMRLDTQRDGWHAFPISRNWKAMTGRVDAVFSYSDKIYMIKGEEVFIYKQEAHYTLIQGYPKSLREELGIQGRVDAAFLCPNEHTVHIIQGSRMLDVDLNATPRAVTRDIPLPLSEIDAARCGPDGVDVFRGHQYYRYPNAFLLAVTKIAPVPLDITPDMMGCRS from the exons ATGAAGCCGCTCGTCACGCTTTGCTTCTTGGGCCTCGCGCTCCACCTGACCGCCGCCGCGTCGGT GCACCTTGCAGCTCACACAGCAGGAG ATGAACTTCCTAAAGCATGTGAGCATCACAGGGACAGTGTCCAGACCACCAGTCCAGAAGGTTATCCTATAGTAGGAGCTTTTGTACCTCAGTGTGATGCTAATGGACAATACACACCTCAACAG TGTCATGGTTCCAGTGGACATTGTTGGTGTGTGGACAATCAAGGCCAAGAAAGACCAGGAACCAGAACTCCTCCTGGTACAACACCAACAGACTGTGATAAACCAG GTCCTAAAAGCCATTGTGAGCATCACAGGGACAGTGTCCAGACCACCAGTCCAGAAGGTTATCCTATAGCAGGAGCTTTTGTACCTCAGTGTGATGCTAATGGACAATACACACCTCAACAG TGTCATGGTTCCAGTGGACATTGTTGGTGTGTGGACAGTCAAGGCCAGGAAAGACCAGGAACCAGAACTCCTCCTGGTACAGCACGAACTGTCTGTGATAAACCAG AAGGTCCTAAAAGCCACTGTGAGCATCACAGGGACAGTGTCCAGACCACCAGTCCAGAAGGTTATCCTATAGTAGGAGCTTTTGTACCTCAGTGTGATGCTAATGGACAATACACACCTCAACAG TGTCATGGTTCCAGTGGACATTGTTGGTGTGTGGACAGTCAAGGACAGGAAAGACCAGGATCCAGAACTCCTCCTGGTACAACACCAACAGTCTGTGATAACCCAG TGCCGGACCGATGTGATGGGATAGAATTTGACGCCATCACGCCAGACGAGAAAGGAAACACTCTCTTCTTCAAAG GTGGCCACTTATGGGAGGGCTTCCACGGTCCAGCCCGGCTCTCCAGTGAGTCCTTCAAGGAGCTGGGCCCTCATGTGGATGCCGCCCTCCGCATGCACGACACGGAGAAACCGGACCACCACGACCACATCTATTTCTTCCTG GGTGACAAGGTGTTCCGCTACTACGACCGCTCCCTGGAGGACGGCTACCCCAAACCCATACAGGACGACTTCCCCGGAGTCCCGTCACACCTGGACGCCGCCGTGGAGTGTCCCAAAGGAGAATGCGCCTCTGACTCTGTTCTCTTCTTCAAGG GCCAGGACGTGCACGTGTACGACATCAGCACGAAGTCAGTGAAGACAAAGACGTGGTCGGAGTTGCCGGCGTGCACGTCGGCATTGCGCTGGCTGGAGCACTACTACTGCTTCCACGGGAACAACTTCACCAGATTCCACCCGGTGACGGGACACGTCAACGCCTCCTACCCCAAGGATGCACGGCGATACTTCATGACCTGTCCCAACTTTG GCCACGGCGGTGATTATAAAGTGCCAAAGTGCAGCCAAGTTCAACTGGATGCCATCACCACCGACGACGCAGGCAAGAAATATATCTTTACAG GTGAAATGTACATGCGTCTGGACACCCAGCGGGACGGTTGGCACGCCTTCCCCATCAGCAGGAACTGGAAGGCGATGACGGGAAGGGTGGACGCCGTCTTCTCCTATTCCGACAAAATCTACATGATCAAG ggggaAGAGGTGTTCATCTACAAGCAGGAGGCGCACTACACCCTGATCCAGGGCTACCCCAAATCCCTGAGGGAAGAGCTGGGCATCCAGGGCCGAGTGGACGCCGCCTTCCTGTGTCCGAACGAGCACACGGTGCACATCATCCAAG GAAGCAGAATGCTTGACGTGGACCTGAATGCCACGCCCAGAGCCGTGACCCGAGACATCCCCCTCCCCCTGTCCGAGATCGACGCCGCCAGGTGCGGCCCCGATGGGGTGGACGTGTTCCGGGGCCACCAGTACTACCGCTACCCCAATGCCTTCCTATTGGCCGTCACCAAAATCGCCCCGGTGCCTCTGGACATCACCCCTGACATGATGGGATGTCGGTCCTAG
- the LOC131137661 gene encoding hemopexin-like isoform X3: MKPLVTLCFLGLALHLTAAASVHLAAHTAGDELPKACEHHRDSVQTTSPEGYPIVGAFVPQCDANGQYTPQQCHGSSGHCWCVDNQGQERPGTRTPPGTTPTDCDKPEGPKSHCEHHRDSVQTTSPEGYPIAGAFVPQCDANGQYTPQQCHGSSGHCWCVDSQGQERPGTRTPPGTARTVCDKPGPKSHCEHHRDSVQTTSPEGYPIVGAFVPQCDANGQYTPQQCHGSSGHCWCVDSQGQERPGSRTPPGTTPTVCDNPVPDRCDGIEFDAITPDEKGNTLFFKGGHLWEGFHGPARLSSESFKELGPHVDAALRMHDTEKPDHHDHIYFFLGDKVFRYYDRSLEDGYPKPIQDDFPGVPSHLDAAVECPKGECASDSVLFFKGQDVHVYDISTKSVKTKTWSELPACTSALRWLEHYYCFHGNNFTRFHPVTGHVNASYPKDARRYFMTCPNFGHGGDYKVPKCSQVQLDAITTDDAGKKYIFTGEMYMRLDTQRDGWHAFPISRNWKAMTGRVDAVFSYSDKIYMIKGEEVFIYKQEAHYTLIQGYPKSLREELGIQGRVDAAFLCPNEHTVHIIQGSRMLDVDLNATPRAVTRDIPLPLSEIDAARCGPDGVDVFRGHQYYRYPNAFLLAVTKIAPVPLDITPDMMGCRS, translated from the exons ATGAAGCCGCTCGTCACGCTTTGCTTCTTGGGCCTCGCGCTCCACCTGACCGCCGCCGCGTCGGT GCACCTTGCAGCTCACACAGCAGGAG ATGAACTTCCTAAAGCATGTGAGCATCACAGGGACAGTGTCCAGACCACCAGTCCAGAAGGTTATCCTATAGTAGGAGCTTTTGTACCTCAGTGTGATGCTAATGGACAATACACACCTCAACAG TGTCATGGTTCCAGTGGACATTGTTGGTGTGTGGACAATCAAGGCCAAGAAAGACCAGGAACCAGAACTCCTCCTGGTACAACACCAACAGACTGTGATAAACCAG AAGGTCCTAAAAGCCATTGTGAGCATCACAGGGACAGTGTCCAGACCACCAGTCCAGAAGGTTATCCTATAGCAGGAGCTTTTGTACCTCAGTGTGATGCTAATGGACAATACACACCTCAACAG TGTCATGGTTCCAGTGGACATTGTTGGTGTGTGGACAGTCAAGGCCAGGAAAGACCAGGAACCAGAACTCCTCCTGGTACAGCACGAACTGTCTGTGATAAACCAG GTCCTAAAAGCCACTGTGAGCATCACAGGGACAGTGTCCAGACCACCAGTCCAGAAGGTTATCCTATAGTAGGAGCTTTTGTACCTCAGTGTGATGCTAATGGACAATACACACCTCAACAG TGTCATGGTTCCAGTGGACATTGTTGGTGTGTGGACAGTCAAGGACAGGAAAGACCAGGATCCAGAACTCCTCCTGGTACAACACCAACAGTCTGTGATAACCCAG TGCCGGACCGATGTGATGGGATAGAATTTGACGCCATCACGCCAGACGAGAAAGGAAACACTCTCTTCTTCAAAG GTGGCCACTTATGGGAGGGCTTCCACGGTCCAGCCCGGCTCTCCAGTGAGTCCTTCAAGGAGCTGGGCCCTCATGTGGATGCCGCCCTCCGCATGCACGACACGGAGAAACCGGACCACCACGACCACATCTATTTCTTCCTG GGTGACAAGGTGTTCCGCTACTACGACCGCTCCCTGGAGGACGGCTACCCCAAACCCATACAGGACGACTTCCCCGGAGTCCCGTCACACCTGGACGCCGCCGTGGAGTGTCCCAAAGGAGAATGCGCCTCTGACTCTGTTCTCTTCTTCAAGG GCCAGGACGTGCACGTGTACGACATCAGCACGAAGTCAGTGAAGACAAAGACGTGGTCGGAGTTGCCGGCGTGCACGTCGGCATTGCGCTGGCTGGAGCACTACTACTGCTTCCACGGGAACAACTTCACCAGATTCCACCCGGTGACGGGACACGTCAACGCCTCCTACCCCAAGGATGCACGGCGATACTTCATGACCTGTCCCAACTTTG GCCACGGCGGTGATTATAAAGTGCCAAAGTGCAGCCAAGTTCAACTGGATGCCATCACCACCGACGACGCAGGCAAGAAATATATCTTTACAG GTGAAATGTACATGCGTCTGGACACCCAGCGGGACGGTTGGCACGCCTTCCCCATCAGCAGGAACTGGAAGGCGATGACGGGAAGGGTGGACGCCGTCTTCTCCTATTCCGACAAAATCTACATGATCAAG ggggaAGAGGTGTTCATCTACAAGCAGGAGGCGCACTACACCCTGATCCAGGGCTACCCCAAATCCCTGAGGGAAGAGCTGGGCATCCAGGGCCGAGTGGACGCCGCCTTCCTGTGTCCGAACGAGCACACGGTGCACATCATCCAAG GAAGCAGAATGCTTGACGTGGACCTGAATGCCACGCCCAGAGCCGTGACCCGAGACATCCCCCTCCCCCTGTCCGAGATCGACGCCGCCAGGTGCGGCCCCGATGGGGTGGACGTGTTCCGGGGCCACCAGTACTACCGCTACCCCAATGCCTTCCTATTGGCCGTCACCAAAATCGCCCCGGTGCCTCTGGACATCACCCCTGACATGATGGGATGTCGGTCCTAG